The following are from one region of the Bactrocera oleae isolate idBacOlea1 chromosome 6, idBacOlea1, whole genome shotgun sequence genome:
- the LOC106627346 gene encoding dynein axonemal intermediate chain 4, producing the protein MAKTKSAAIKMDPMRVTLADIQTGITVSKQLDDFKAFPTTLHCGRSLMGSTKHQPKHIKVTLRKTNEILLYEQRSLTALADTEEGKAVAADNERYEYLTTAQGRRRCTFNAEAQTAGVLYKSRDVNTEHIRTDNIASYVSNFEMFDTYKDLQATTKSVAIDEHKKMEITTYKVEGKDTFIDINRQPSFRLALMLTMRALAGNVFEQQQRRFRNMRLPDPLAAEVRYRYRVELLWRFELPQSLAGDTKKAVADLSWCPRNGDILAVAYGVYNFRDDNANADGCVCIWSIKNPVNPERYYKYQLPVMTVEFSLHNPQLLAIGLSDGTIEVLDITKLESAAIAITDRRTLHNCEPIVAIKWISRSELVGARYTIEPFLALSRDGSVTKYSIINSPQLLANKLLLLNRIEAQPEGIRMERSFELLQANRHPQGLNLCLSPTQDDLYYVLTEEGCLYKCSTHYPQQYLTVLQVQEAGANSMDFSPWSPKLFLTCGNDWSINIWLDGIFHPIITLKHHEGPIHCAYWSRTHSTIIISLCRNSVDIWDIKQSVLKPMSSTSINSTHYTSCRLSLCGRSLAVGNEAGNVLMIAFEDMPFPAYYQYDQLEKAIYNLISNDKEMTHKVKSLGFFGYAEHVRYQPKKRRKRRKKVQKEMSQI; encoded by the exons ATGGCCAAAACTAAGAGCGCCGCAATAAAAATGGACCCAATGCGTGTAACACTGGCGGATATTCAAACTGGC ATTACAGTAAGTAAGCAACTGGATGACTTCAAAGCCTTTCCGACAACGCTACATTGCGGTCGCTCCTTGATGGGTTCGACCAAACATCAGCCGAAACACATTAAAGTAACACTTCGGAAGACCAATGAAATACTGCTATACGAACAGCGCAGCCTGACCGCCTTGGCCGACACCGAGGAAGGCAAGGCAGTCGCAGCGGACAATGAACGATACGAGTATTTAACCACCGCGCAGGGTAGACGACGATGCACCTTCAACGCTGAGGCGCAAACTGCCGGTGTGCTCTATAAAAGCCGCGATGTGAATACCGAACACATACGCACGGACAATATAGCCTCTTATGTGTCGAACTTTGAGATGTTCGACACGTACAAGGACCTGCAGGCTACAACAAAAAGTGTTGCCATAGATGAGCACAAGAAAATGGAGATCACCACTTACAAAGTCGAGGGCAAAGATACATTTATCGATATTAATCGACAGCCGAGTTTCCGTTTGGCGCTCATGTTGACCATGCGCGCCTTAGCCGGCAATGTttttgaacaacaacaacggcgttTTCGTAATATGCGTCTACCAGATCCGCTGGCAGCAGAGGTGCGCTACCGTTATCGTGTTGAGTTGCTTTGGCGTTTTGAATTGCCACAGTCACTGGCCGGCGATACAAAGAAAGCGGTCGCTGATCTCAGCTGGTGTCCACGCAACGGCGATATACTCGCTGTAGCCTATGGTGTCTACAATTTTCGGGATGACAATGCAAATGCAGATGGCTGTGTGTGTATTTGGTCCATTAAAAATCCCGTCAATCCAGAGAGATATTACAAATATCAATTGCCGGTTATGACTGTAGAGTTCTCACTGCACAATCCACAATTATTGGCCATCGGTTTATCGGATGGCACCATTGAAGTTCTGGATATAACAAAACTTGAGTCCGCCGCAATTGCGATAACCGATCGTCGCACCTTGCATAACTGTGAACCGATTGTCGCCATAAAATGGATTTCACGCAGCGAATTGGTAGGCGCCAGATACACAATTGAACCATTTTTAGCGCTGTCACGTGACGGATCAGTAACCAAGTATAGCATTATAAATAGTCCACAATTGCTGGCGAATAAGCTGCTTTTGTTGAATCGCATTGAAGCGCAGCCGGAAGGCATACGAATGGAGCGTAGCTTTGAGCTACTGCAGGCCAATCGTCATCCGCAGGGTTTAAATCTCTGCTTGAGTCCCACACAGGACGATTTGTATTATGTGCTTACAGAGGAGGGTTGTTTGTACAAATGCTCAACTCATTATCCGCAACAATATTTAACGGTACTGCAAGTGCAGGAGGCGGGTGCGAATTCCATGGATTTCTCACCATGGTCGCCGAAGCTCTTTTTGACCTGCGGTAATGATTG GTCCATAAATATTTGGTTAGATGGCATTTTCCATCCGATAATTACACTGAAGCATCATGAGGGCCCCATACACTGCGCCTACTGGAGTCGCACACATTCCACAATAATTATTTCATTGTGCCGAAACTCGGTAGATATTTGGGATATCAAACAAAGCGTCTTGAAGCCGATGTCATCGACTAGCATAAATAGTACGCATTATACGAGTTGCAG ATTATCACTTTGCGGTCGCTCGTTAGCAGTTGGCAACGAAGCTGGTAATGTTTTAATGATCGCCTTCGAAGACATGCCATTTCCAGCCTACTATCAATATGATCAATTGGAGAAAGCAATCTACAATCTGATTTCCAATGATAAGGAAATGACGCATAAGGTAAAAAGCCTTGGCTTCTTTGGTTATGCAGAGCATGTTAGATATCAGCCGAAGAAACGCCGTAAAAGGCGTAAGAAAGTACAAAAGGAAATGTCACAAATTTaa